In the Gymnogyps californianus isolate 813 chromosome 3, ASM1813914v2, whole genome shotgun sequence genome, one interval contains:
- the TMEM244 gene encoding transmembrane protein 244 — translation MALKVKTAETKVVLANLLICMVVFYTVYYVVLSVCFAVFKIKMLDGLAPFDFKTNPSWINPYYLVLVISLEITFFICGLLFALVVEEWVWDYAVTVTIIHIIITSVVMSEFPLMLHWWLALGSGVISMICGGQILAYCLFKDNFIYPILDDF, via the exons ATGGCTCTCAAGGTCAAAACTGCTGAAACCAAG gtTGTTCTGGCGAACCTGTTGATATGCATGGTAGTTTTCTACACCGTGTACTATGTGGTCCTATCCGTGTGCTTCGCAGTATTCAA GATTAAAATGTTGGATGGTTTGGCACCTTTTGATTTTAAGACAAATCCCTCATGGATTAACCCATATTATTTAG ttcTTGTGATATCATTGGAAATAACTTTCTTCATTTGTGGTCTGCTGTTTGCCCTGGTTGTGGAAGAATGGGTTTGGGATTATGCTGTAACAGTTACTATTATTCATATCATCATAACGTCAGTCG TTATGTCTGAATTCCCCCTGATGTTACACTGGTGGCTGGCATTAG ggtCTGGAGTAATTTCAATGATTTGTGGAGGACAGATTTTGGCATACTGCTTGTTCAAAGACAACTTCATTTACCCGATTCTAGatgatttttga